The DNA region ATAGCTCAGCTGGGAGAGCGCCTGCTTTGCAAGCAGGAGGTCGTCGGTTCGATCCCGTCTGGCTCCACCAGCGCGCCATTTGGCAGGGTGCCGTTTGGCGCTGCGGGCGTCCACATACCAAGTTTTGCAGGCTGCAAGGGCGGCTCCTCACGGAGGGGTTCGCCGGCGTCTGCTGCTGTCTGACATCGTGAAGGAGATTCGTTCGGTAGGGTTCGTCCCCCGGGGCAGATCGTCTCAATCTGAGGCGGGTTGCCTGGACGTGCCCTGGATACCCACCCGTCGCTGCGCAAGCATAGCGTCACCGATCGAATCGCGAAGCAAATAACTGGTCTTTTCAAAGACTGCAGTCGTCATGATTGCGGTCTTATGACTGACAGACGTCGAGTCCTTTACGTCCGGATCACTGGTCCGGGCGGCCCTGCCGAGGGGTGGACATCGACGGTGAGAGCGATCAAGTGCCTTAAGGGCGTTCGGTGGATGCCTTGGCGCTGAGAGGTGATGAAGGACGTGGTACGCTGCGAAAAGCCGTGGGGAGCTGCGAACAAGCTTTGATCCGCGGATGTCCGAATGGGGAAACCCACCTTCGACAATTTGTTCTGTCTGGCCATTCGCAAGAATGGTTGGGCACAACGGATTGTCAAAAGAAGGTATTGGACTTCTGAATACATAGGAGGTCCAAGGCGAACCCGGGGAACTGAAACATCTAAGTACCCGGAGGAAAGGATATCAACAGAAACTCCGCTAGTAGTGGCGAGCGAACGCGGACCAGGCCAGTGGCGATTGCGAGACAACCGGAACCGTTTGGAAAGGCGGGCCATAGCGGGTGACAGCCCCGTACGGGTAATGCGAGCAATCGTCCTCGAGTAAGGCGGGACACGTGCAATCCTGTCTGAACATGGGGGGACCACCCTCCAAGCCTAAGTACTCCTCAGCGACCGATAGCGAACAAGTACCGTGAGGGAAAGGTGAAAAGCACCCCGACGAGGGGAGTGAAACAGTTCCTGAAACCGGACGCCTACAAACAGTCGGAGCCCTGATCCGCAAGGATGGGTGACGGCGTACCTTTTGTATAATGGGTCAGCGACTTAAAGTAACGAGCAAGCTTAAGCCGGTAGGCGTAGGCGCAGCGAAAGCGAGTCTGAACAGGGCGTTCAGTTCGTTGCTTTAGACCCGAAACCGGGTGATCTAGCCATGAGCAGGTTGAAGGTGGGGTAACACCCACTGGAGGACCGAACCGGTGCCTGTTGAAAAAGTCTCGGATGACTTGTGGCTAGGGGTGAAAGGCCAACCAAACTCGGAAATAGCTGGTTCTCCGCGAAAGCTATTTAGGTAGCGCCTCGTGTGAATACCTTGGGGGGTAGAGCACTGGATGGGCTAGGGGGTCCCACAGACCTACCAAACCCAACCAAACTCCGAATACCCAAGAGTACTGCACGGGAGACAGACGGCGGGTGCTAACGTCCGTCGTCAAGAGGGAAACAACCCTGACCGCCAGCTAAGGCCCCTAAGTCGTGGCTAAGTGGGAAAGGATGTGGAAATCCCAAAACAACCAGGAGGTTGGCTTAGAAGCAGCCATCCTTTAAAGAAAGCGTAACAGCTCACTGGTCTAAACAAGGGTTTCTGCGCCGAAGATGTAACGGGGCTCAAGCCACGCGCCGAAGCTGCGGGTGCATCGCAAGATGCGCGGTAGCGGAGCGTTCCCTAAGCTTGTGAAGGCGGACCCGCGAGGGCCGCTGGAGGCATGGGAAGTGCGAATGCTGACACGAGTAACGACAAACAGTGTGAAAGACACTGTCGCCGAAAGTCCAAGGGTTCCTGCGTAAAGTTAATCTGCGCAGGGTTAGCCGGCCCCTAAGGCGAGGCTGAAAAGCGTAGCCGATGGGAACCAGGTCAATATTCCTGGGCCAGTGGATGGTGACGAATTCCGATAGTTGTCCGCAGTTACTGGATTCTGCTGGCAGCGTAGGAGTTCCAGGAAATAGCCTCCACATTAGACCGTACCCGAAACCGCCACAGGTGGACTGGTAGAGCATACCAAGGCGCTTGAGAGAACTATGCTGAAGGAACTCGGCAATCTGCCTCCGTAACTTCGGAATAAGGAGGCCCTGTACTTGGGCAACCAGGTATAGGGGGCACAGACCAGGGGGTGGCGACTGTTTAACAAAAACACAGGGCTCTGCGAAGTCGCAAGACGACGTATAGGGTCTGACGCCTGCCCGGTGCCGGAAGGTTAAGAGGAGGTGTGCAAGCACCGAATCGAAGCCCCGGTAAACGGCGGCCGTAACTATAACGGTCCTAAGGTAGCGAAATTCCTTGTCGGGTAAGTTCCGACCTGCACGAATGGCGTAACGACTTCCCCGCTGTCTCCAGCATAGACTCAGTGAAACTGAATTCCCCGTGAAGATGCGGGGTTCCTGCGGTCAGACGGAAAGACCCCGTGCACCTTTACTGTAGCTTTGCACTGGCATTCGTGTCGGCATGTGTAGGATAGGTGGTAGGCTTTGAAGCTTGGGCGCCAGCTCGAGTGGAGCCACCCTTGAAATACCACCCTTGTAGATATGGATGTCTAACCGCGGTCCGTCATCCGGATCCGGGACAGTGCATGGTGGGCAGTTTGACTGGGGCGGTCGCCTCCCAAAGAGTAACGGAGGCGCGCGATGGTAGGCTCAGAGCGGTCGGAAATCGCTCGTCGAGTGCAATGGCATAAGCCTGCCTGACTGCGAGACCAACAAGTCGAGCAGAGTCGAAAGACGGCCATAGTGATCCGGTGGTTCCACGTGGAAGGGCCATCGCTCAACGGATAAAAGGTACGCCGGGGATAACAGGCTGATGACGCCCAAGAGTCCATATCGACGGCGTCGTTTGGCACCTCGATGTCGGCTCATCACATCCTGGGGCTGGAGCAGGTCCCAAGGGTTCGGCTGTTCGCCGATTAAAGTGGTACGTGAGCTGGGTTCAGAACGTCGTGAGACAGTTCGGTCCCTATCTGCCGTGGGTGTCGGAGTTTTGAGAGGATCTGTCCCTAGTACGAGAGGACCGGGATGGACACACCTCTGGTGGACCTGTTGTGGCGCCAGCCGCAGTGCAGGGTAGCTATGTGTGGACGGGATAACCGCTGAAAGCATCTAAGCGGGAAACCCACCTCGAAACGAGAACTCCCTCGAGAGCCGTGGAAGACCACCACGTCGATAGGCCGGGTGTGTAAAGCAGTAATGCTTAGCTTACCGGTACTAATAGCTCGATCGGCTTGATCGCTCTCATCGTCCGTGTCCATCCCAGGACCGGCGACAAGCCAAGACACAATCTCAAAGTCATAATCTCCAAACGACCAGTTATTGCGACGCGAACGACCCGGACCAAATCCGACGCCCGCCACTCTTCGCAGTGGTGGGTCCTCGGACCCAATCCGACGACGCTCGCGCCGTTCACATGCTTCGCACGTCTTTTGTTGGCCTGGTGGTTTTAGCGGGAAGCCTGAACCCGATCCCATCCCGAACTCGGCCGTTAAACTTCCCAGCGCCGATGGTACTAAGTCTCAAGACTTGGGAGAGTAGGTCGCTGCCAGGCCTGCAAAAGACGGTCCCTTCACGATAAGCCTCACCGCAAAACGCCGCCCCCCGGGGCGGCGTTTTCGTTTGAACCACAGCACTTCCGGCCGCAATCCTTCCGCCCCGAGCAACCGGCGGAACCTGCGCCTGCGATGCGCACAAACGCCAGCCGGGCAGTGGGCGGCGGGACGCAAACGCGGCAAGCCCAAAATGCGGCGGACGTCGCCGATCCGGCGCCGCGCGAGCCCAACGAATCGTCCCACGGCGCCAAGACGATCCGGTCTCGCGCAGGCCTTCCAGAACTCCGTCTTCCAGCGTTCCGCTCCCCTCAAGCCAGCGGCCCGAATGCTGACGCCCGGGGCCGCCGGCGCGCGCGGACTTTCCTGCCGGAAATCAAAACCTTCACGAAAATCCGCGACACGATCCAACCGCCGGCTTCCGGTGCCACGGCGCCCAGCGTCCAAGGCGCCCAAACGCCGAAATCGGGTCCGTCGACCTCGATCTCGGGTCCGGTCGCCGCCAAGGGCCGCACGGCATGATTCGGCGCATCCGCGCTTGCCGCGAAGCTCTCCCGGCCGCATGAACTTGCCCGCACGAGCACCCGCGACTCAAAACGTCCCTTGAGACAAAGACGTGCATGGCCGGGACAAGGCCCGCCCATGACGACGGCAGGTCAAAGCCGAGGGCCGCCGGGAGGATATGGGCTGCGGGTGATAAACCGCGACGCCGATGAAATCCGGCGTGCCAACTGTCTGGTCGGCGCAGGCGCACAAACCGGTTTTTCGGAGACGCGGTATATCACGCCGCGTCGCCAAACGCCGTCCCGATCGCTTCCGCGCCCTCGGTGATCGCCGCCTCCAGCCCCGCCGCAGCGGTGGCGAGGTGGGCGGCGAAGAAGCGGGCCGAGGCCACGCGCAAGCCATGATGCGGGTCGGTCGAGCCGGCCCGCAGCTCCGCCATGGCGGCCAGCGCCTTCTTCGCGAGATACGCCCCCCCGGTGGCCAGCGCGAACAGCCGCAGATAGGGCGTCGCGCCGGCCAGCGCGTCGGCCGGCCGGGTCTCCACCGCATCCAGCATCCAGTGCGTCGTGCGCTCCAGCGCGTCCACCGACTGGCCGATCCACACCGCCGTGCCGCCAAGCCCCGAATCATTGGCGTTGCGCGCCTGCTGCAGAATCCCCCGCAACTCGGAAATATGCCCCCGCGCCACCTGCCCACCCCTCGCCGGCAGCTTCCGGCTGACAAGATCAAGCGCTTGGCGGGGGGGGGGGGCAGCGGTGATTACGCCGGCAGCTACACCACGCCACGGAACACGATCCCCATCTCATGTCCGCGCTCTCTGGGATGCCGGGTCGCCGTCTTGCCGGGCCGCGTGCCCGGAAACGTCGGACGATGCTGATGCAGATCGGGCCCGAGCGTCTGGCTCGCGCGCCGATGCAGCAGCCAATCCCCTCGGATGCGGCCCTCGGCCAGTGGCATCCGATTGGGTCTGTGGACGGGTCTGCCCGCCCAAGGCCATGATTCCACGAACGTT from Blastochloris tepida includes:
- a CDS encoding acyl-CoA dehydrogenase C-terminal domain-containing protein, translating into MARGHISELRGILQQARNANDSGLGGTAVWIGQSVDALERTTHWMLDAVETRPADALAGATPYLRLFALATGGAYLAKKALAAMAELRAGSTDPHHGLRVASARFFAAHLATAAAGLEAAITEGAEAIGTAFGDAA